A region of Centropristis striata isolate RG_2023a ecotype Rhode Island chromosome 17, C.striata_1.0, whole genome shotgun sequence DNA encodes the following proteins:
- the LOC131989019 gene encoding C-C motif chemokine 3-like has protein sequence MRGTLQLAVALLNILWIFLTPEAFSAHSTPVPGGGEPTMDWDGLEPTSPGSPPERPPKIPGGPLVCSGSFMGPDECCFVYYPRRVNRRLVSSCHITDPECPKPGVILVTNKGREFCVDPSLRWVVNMMQ, from the exons ATGCGTGGGACTCTCCAGCTCGCTGTGGCTCTCCTCAACATTTTATGGATCTTTTTAACACCAGAAGCGTTCTCAG CTCATTCCACTCCTGTACCAGGAGGAGGTGAACCTACAAT GGACTGGGATGGACTGGAACCAACATCTCCAGGTAGTCCTCCTGAACGGCCACCTAAGATTCCAGGCGGTCCTCTTGTCTGTTCTGGTAGTTTCATGGGCCCAGATGAGTGCTGCTTCGTGTACTACCCAAGAAGAGTGAACAGAAGACTCGTCAGCTCATGTCACATCACTGATCCAGAATGCCCGAAACCTGGAGTCAT tctGGTTACAAATAAAGGTAGAGAATTCTGTGTGGATCCCTCTCTCCGCTGGGTTGTGAACATGATGCAATAA